ATTACATTAATATGAAGGCTTACAAACATATATCTGAATTACAAGTGCTTGCAAAAGCTTAACATAGAAAATACTGAACAGTCACAGTGACCTGACATGGTAAAATACACAAAAGAGAAACTGGGACAAATTGTTTTACTTTGAAAACAGCATATTCCTTAAGGAttactctctctcacacacacacgatatGTTAAGCTTTGAAATCAAAATTGAACTGGAAACCTCCAACATGAGAATGAAcctgtttaaaatgaattgcacaatattcaataaaaaaaacacaaatcacacacacacacacaggtgtctTTCTACCACTTACCCTTTCATCTGatcatttgcatttaaaaaaatgaactccCTCCAAACTGCAATTTAAGATCGTTCCTAGCACTATTCTGCAAAGTATTTCACTTGCATTCAATTTATAATACTGTGACAATTCCAAATAGCgcaaaattataaaaacacaataccAGTATGAATTGGCTTGCATATTACAAGAGGACGTCTCTTCTCTTCTTCGAGTGAACGAAGTACAATATTACTGCTGTGGTGTTTAATATTACTGTGTTCAGAGCCACATCCCTGGTGTGGTGCACATTACACAAGTCACACAGACTGCCATATCTACTGGCAGCTCATGGCACCTAATCCAATTTGCAACTCCGGCgtttacaaataaaatgacaCCATTAGATGGAAAGGGAACCGTCTAATTACTGTAGCTGTATGCTCCAGAAGAAACAGAAACAACTAACCAGCCTTTCCAGATGACCTaattcaattacatttaaaaatatataaactaatCATTCTCTCATCTGTAAAACCCTTAGTGAAGTTTATGgtagaaaacaacaaaaatacaaaataaaatactttgtcCCAGTCCTGAAACAGAAGTGTTTAACCCACAAGCAGGAAGAACCTAGTCCAAGCTGTATAGAAGCCTTCTCAACCCTTTAACCCAGACAGAGAGCGATTCCccatcactgacacacagcagGCACTTGAATGATGTTTAGAAAAGGTCCAGCGAGTTAGAAAGTCCTTGCAGTGCGACAGGAAAACGAAACGCGTgtgaaacagcagcagcactCCAACAACTCAAGACTCCATTTCATCTGCATCAAAAGGAGACGGCTCAAAGCTGATCACTTCCTCATAGGTCAGCCCtggaaaaaacagaaaatatcaaTTAGATGTTTTAAACAGTCCAAGTGTGAGGGAATCGCTTGAGCTTACAGTGTGCTTGAGTTCACATCAAGGTCCAGGGACTTTGCTTCCAACACTGCCGACAGTAACCTACCGGAGCCCTGGGCTGCTGCACTGAATCAATTTGTTATAATgggataaacaaaagaaaaaaaaaaaaaaagataaaacaatcCTTAAAACAAGTAATAGCTGGTCCCTGTATCACAGGACCCACAGACCCCTAAACCCTGTTCCTTCTTAAACATTTACAATGTGAAACAATTCAAGCGCTGTACAGAGCGGCTGTACACCAGTCTGAGTTATGATTCTGGAAGAGGAATTGAGCTCAATTATTGACTTGATATGCACAAGACAGCTGAAGAAGCCTTCAGCGCAAGTACATGTGAAGTAGTTATCTTGTCTATGTGCAAGTCTCGTGCAGCGCTTTCAAGGTATGAAACCCCTCCTGGGAGAATTTAGGACAGGGGGGCCAAGACTGGCTCTTCCGCTCCTGGTCTTCGTTCCAACCCGGCTCTAAATTGTTCAACTGACCCAATTAAACCTGCATCCAGACCCTAAAGCAGTTCATtctatcattttacctgttaaacctggagtggagcagccctccaggaccgtgactgCTGTTTCAGGGTATGCAGCCAGAGCAAGAATCTGGtaacctttatttatttgtacaataGAATGCAAGCCAGTTGCTCAGTTTCAGAAATGCGGGGGTTCAGGCCCTGCCACTGCGAAGCACTTACTCTTCCACTCCTCGATCTCCAGCTCCCTGCTCTCGAAGGACTGATCGTAGGGCTCTGCCTCCGGCTCGTCGTCGGGGTCGTGGTACTGTGTGAAGTAGGGGTGTGCCAGCGCCTCGGCCGCCGTGATCCTCTTATCTGTGTCCAGAACCAGCATCTTCTCCAGGAGGTCGACAGCTGagcagcacagaaacagaacaccAGGTAATGTGCGAGTCAATGTCGTGACTGCAAACCATAGGAGTTTGCATACTGACAAAATACAGCATTTTTAACATAGGATTAGAAATACAATAATCATGTATTTGTACCGTACAGGACACATTGTCATGGTGTCAACTTCATGTGTAAATAAAGTACAACAGCACTCATTTCAATCTATAAACCTTACTAGTATGACCAATAAAGCACTCGCACTGTTAAAACGTGCGTGTGTAGGGGGGGGGGTTCTGCACATCTCCAATAGCTAAAGCATCAATGCCACAGAATTTCGAAATTACATATCAACATGTTCTAGAGAAGCTGTTCTGACACAACTGTATATCATTCTACTTTGTTATCATTACTGAGGGACTTCTAAAACACTGGTTTGTTATTTCAGCAATGCTTACCTGTTGGATTGGCTCCAATGAACACATCTGCAAAGTTCCTTTTTGGCATGTGAGGCAGAGAGTTAATATAATTTCTGGCCTGTTGAAACAGGTTAAAAAGTCAGAACATGACATACAGCACACAAGTATCATTCTCTCTCACACATTACTGTCATGGGGACCATGATTAAACAGAAGCAGTCAGCTCATTTTTACACCACTGCAAAAGAAGCTTAAGACTTTTGTAAAATGTCTGTGCAATTATCCTTGATTGTATAATTCTAGGCCAGACCGAGAAAATGAAAGTGCAACTAGCAGCTTCCCAAGACCTGTCAATCGGGGTGTTACAAGTGCAATTAGAGTTCCAAGCAGCCCTTGAGGACCATTGGCAAGCGCAACATACACCCCGAAAAACACGCTACGGGGTGGTGGTGCTGGCGGGGGAACCTCCAGAACAGCCCCACCCGCGGTCTACTCCCCCCATTAATTAGAACAACAGCTGACTGCATACAACAAAAGACACTTCACATAATTAGCTCTTTTTcctatttttgttgttattatgtaTGCCTGGCTTTGATGCCTTCAAGCAATGCTGATTTCAAAACACATGCTTTAGATTCCATGTTAGTATACATTCTACAAAGCTGCAGCGTCTCACAGTAACCGTGCATAGCATTACACCAAGACACAATTCCTTGGTGCCGGTTTACAAAATGCTGCGATGTTTATCCTTCTGTGCACGCTTACTTCAGCAGACCTTGTTGCCGGCCCAGTTACTTTACATCCCCCTTGATAGTTCCAGCTTCAGGGAAGCAAGCTTCCTGCTTGCCACACTGACGCCTGGGTTCACTTCATTAGCACAAGCCACGGACTAGCTCCCCTAACATCAGCTAGtgcaagactagtgctaatctggATCTTAAAAACCAGCCATACCAGCAAAAATAAGCACGATCCtacttacagcagcagtgtataATAATGGGTAGATCATTTACAGATCAAGATGTAGCTCAGGAGCATATCAGACAAAATGGGGGTAACTTCTGTGTGCAAAAAAACGAATTTGTAAAACGGCCCAGGCCGATGAAGGGGGGGGTCTCACCTCGTGGCTGGGCATCCTGCTAATTAGAGTCGCAGGGGGGGTCCCTGTCAGACGCATAATCTGCTGTAGCTGGTTTATATCTTAATATACCCGGGTCAAGGGGTTTGTAATCACACACAAGAAAACAAGCACACTTTTCTTTACATATATCTGCAAGGTTTTCACATACAAAAACACTCCAAGGTGTAAGAGAAAGGAAGAAATGGAAAGCAAAGCAAGAGGCGCCAACACCATGCAAGGTTAGTAGTAAGGGTCAAAGTACAACAGAAAAACACATGTGAATTAATGCAGCATTACGGGAGACTTCTTAGAAAACCAAAACTAGGGGAGTGGTCAGAAATCAGTGGTACATTTTGGAAGGTGGAatttggtggtggggggggggacgacgacgacTACAAGATTCAAAGGTGGCAGTGGCGGTGGGGGTGGGGGTCTGGTTCAGGCAATTCTGAAGCTTCCTTGAGTTACAGTAACAGGGCATCTCCCTCTCCagtcccaccccccaccccttcaatTCCTGACAACTCCCTTTGCAAGGAAGAAATCTGAAGctgtgaagaaaaaaatgtgttagaAACCCAGTTTCTTTataccccccgcccccccattACTGTAATGTAACAGTTACAGTATTTGTAATGAAGCTTAATCAAAGAGCACCTGATGTGAATAAGCTTGTGTGTTGCATGTTTCGCTCCCCCCCAAAATTATGAGCAGATCATGTTCATGTGTTTCAAGTTTGCATCAAAGCAGTAAAGAAGCACTGAGTTTCATGCTGTCCGAGCACacaaaagacaaaacacacaGGGTTGACATGAAGCGGGTACTTCCACGCATGCTGTGACTTATCTAGCCGACGTAGAGTGCAGAACCTGGTAACACTTCAATAATGGATGCTGCATTAATGGATGCTCCGAGGAAGTGCCCAAGAGGTGTTATTCCTGCAGTGTTCAGTCAGAATTCATTATGAAATTGCCGTCATTATTTGAAAGTATTACCCAGAACTCTGATACTGGCCCATAGGGGGTGTTGTTGAAGCTCACATCACGGAGCGGTACAATGCTGAACGAATGAGCCGAAGCCTCAAAACACAGACGTACTGCTCATAATCAATGAACATACAGGCCTCGCTGTGTTCTGTGGCTGTAGCGAGATACAACAGCTTGATAAAGCCATGGCACGTGTTGACATACCCCCAAGCCAAGTAACTTCATGCCACCCCTGtatttaaaacaagtttaaaaaaaaaaaaaaaaaaggatagaaAAAGTCGCCAGGCCTTTCACTACAAAAAAAGCAGCCCAAGAACACAGGCAAAGTCAACTCACAGACTCTGAAGATATTTTCATCAAGAGCTCTGACCCTGGGGTCCCGACGAGCAGCATTATTAGCTTCAACTGATCAATATCTAACAGGTTAGCATAAAGGAAAACGTTTGGGGAAGAGGCTACAAAACACAAAATGATGAACCCACTTAGAGTTGCGACAGGTGTGCTGTACCTTTAGTAACCCTGCTTGTGTATTTGAAATGGTGCAGCAGTACAGTGCAAGAGGCAGACTCCACAGATTAACGTGTACTTACTATGGACTGACCCTGAAGGCCAGTGTTTTGGCAAACTAACTTCTCTTTCTCTCAATatactagccccccccccccaccccatcgaTACCAGAAACTTTAAATGTACCCATCGTACCAAATGCCAGCAATCCAGGTGACAGAACAGAAAGGTAATCTGTCAATTCACCCACCTCCCAACTCTCCGGTGAATTTATTTATTCCAGCCAAATGCAGAGCATCTCGCTGACATTTGAGTTAGAGTTCTGCATGTAAATGTaaaagtgctttttatttttgttaattaaaaagaaaaaaaaaaaaagttgtcaaacGTGTCAGTTAGAAAGCAGTGAACAAGCACAACAAGCAGAGATGCTGTACAAGCGACTAATCTATGGTATGTACACAGCCCTGACTGTGCTGTGCAAGCTGACTGCTGCAGAGCCCTGACTGTGCTGTGCAAGCTGACTGCTGCAGAGCCCTGACAGTGCTGTGCAAGCTGACTGCTGCAGAGCCCTGACTGTGCAAGCTGACTGCTGCAGAGCCCTGACTGTGCTGTGCAAGCTGACTGCTGCAGAGCCCTGACTGTGCAAGCTGACTGCTGCAGAGCCCTGACTGTGCAAGCTGACTGCTGCAGAGCCCTGACTGTGCAAGCTGACTGCTGCAGAGCCCTGACTGTGCAAGCTGACTGCTGCAGAGCCCTGACTGTGCAAGCTGACTGCTGCAGAGCCCTGACTGTGCTGTGCAAGCTGACTGCTGCAGAGCCCTGACTGTGCAAGCTGACTGCTGCAGAGCCCTGACTGTGCAAGCTGACTGCTGCAGAGCCCTGACTGTGCAAGCTGACTGCTGCAGAGCCCTGACTGTGCTGTGCAAGCTGACTGCTGCAGAGCCCTGACTGTGCAAGCTGACTGCTGCAGAGCCCTGACTGTGCTGTGCAAGCTGACTGCTGCAGAGCCCTGACTGTGCAAGCTGACTGCTGCAGAGCCCTGACTGTGCAAGCTGACTGCTGCAGAGCCCTGACTGTGCAAGCTGACTGCTGCAGAGCCCTGAATTTGCAAGCTGACTGCTGCAGAGCCCTGACTGTGCAAGCTGACTGCTGCAGAGCCCTGACTGTGCAAGCTGACTGCTGCAGAGCCCTGACTGTGCAAGCTGACTGCTGCAGAGCCCTGACTGTGCAAGCTGACTGCTGCAGAGCCCTGACTGTGCTGTGCAAGCCGACTGCTGCAGAGCCCTGACTGTGCTGTGCAAGCCGACTGCTGCAGAGCCCTGACTGTGCTGTGCAAGCCGACTGCTGCAGAGCCCTGACTGTGCTGTGCAAGCTGACTGCTGCAGAGCCCTGACTGTGCAGTGCAAGCTGACTGCTGCAGAGCCCTGACTGTGCAAGCTGACTGCTGCAGAGCCCTGACTGTGCTGTGCAAGCTGACTGCTGCAGAGCCCTGACTGTGCTGTGCAAGCTGACTGCTGCAGAGCCCTGACTGTGCTGTGCAAGCTGACTGCTGCAGAGCCCTGACTGTGCTGTGCAAGCTGACTGCTGCAGAGCCCTGACTGTGCTGTGCAAGCTGACTGCTGCAGAGCCCTGACTGTGCTGTGCAAGCTGACTGCTGCAGAGCCCTGACTGCGCTGTATAAGTGACTGCTGCAGAGCTCTGACTGTGCTGTATAAGTGACTGCTGCAGAGCTCTGACTGTGCTGTATAAGTGACTGCTGCAGAGCCCTGACTGTGCTGTATAAGTGACTGCTGCAGAGCCCTGACTGTGCTGTATAAGTGACTGCTGCAGAGCCCTGACTGTGCTGTATAAGTGACTGCTGCAGAGCCCTGACTGCGCTGTATAAGTGACTGCTGCAGAGCCCTGACTGCGCTGTATAAGTGACTGCTGCAGAGCTCTGACTGCGCTGTATAAGTGACTGCTGCAGAGCTCTGACTGCGCTGTATAAGTGACTGCTGCAGAGCCCTGACTGCGCTGTATAAGTGACTGCTGCAGAGCCCTGACTGCGCTGTATAAGTGACTGCTGCAGAGCCCTGACTGCGCTGTATAAGTGACTGCTGCAGAGCCCTGACTGCGCTGTATAAGTGACTGCTGCAGAGCCCTGACTGCGCTGTATAAGTGACTGCTGCATCTACTGTGGATTAAACTTGCAGTCAACAGCATAACCTTCACATCAAGGCCCTGGCTGCTCATGACGACAGCTTCAGACTGACGTGAAGCTGCTGCGTTTGTCTGAGAGCCTAAGAAGAACTGTTTCTGAATACCAATTAAGGTATTGCTTGAGCACATGGAATTTCACTGGCAGGGTAAGACATCTCACATGAAAAGGTCCAAATAAAGCTACCAATCACCTTGGCATCTCTACTGATCTGATCATGTTTAGGGGGGCATCAAGTTGGGATTTAAGCAAAATGAAGCACTGTTTGTGTGCAAATTCATTTCTCAACTCTGGCAAACATGTTGAGAACAAAAGGTGGGTTTGTCAGGTGTGAACTTGAAGCTGAACAACGATCCTGGGTCTATTAAAACTGTCGCAActctaatattttttttacaaaactcaaATTCTGTGCTAACAATAAAACtgcacttgggggggggggggggggggggggggaataaaaaataataaatcaatcacACACACGCCACATGATTCAGCATGCCAtggtaatgtaatttttttattctGTGTTCTGTTGCACAGACACAGACCATCTATAATGTTAGATAAGTTACACCTAATTTCATAAATCTGCCGCCCAGTTCTCTGTGCTCTTGAAAGAAGATTTGAAAAAGAGCAAATTAAACGAGTCACTATTGTATTGCtattgattcttcacaaaaacaaaaattgattttttttaaattgtgcttaTTTTGCAACATTGTTAAGATTATAATTTAGCAAGTATTTCTTCTCATTTTATGTAACAGGGAATATCAGTTACCTGTCCTGCAAATTAAAATATTGATATGGCATATTTATAAAATCAGATGTAACATGTAACACACGCATTCTCCAATTCTGGTCTGTGTGAATAGTTAGTAAGAATACAGGTTACGAGAGGCAAATGAACATGCAAATCTCAGGCACTGTGGTACATGCAAATTCAAGCTCTTCTTGCTCCACGATGAACAGGTAAGACGAGGCAAAAGCGTAGTGAAAGCGGAGAGAATCACTGAAAGCAAGGAGTTAGCATAACATGCAGAGGCAAAAATGTTACTGTGAAAATGCAGAGTGGATTTTGCAATCACATGAGAGAAGCACATATTCTGAAAGCTTATGGAATATCCATGTATATACTGGGGCATGACGACACTGTACTTTACATAGAGAGAGATATACACCCCTACTCCAGAAttgtactggggggggggggtccatgtCATAAAATGGACGTATTTTTAACCAGCACATCCTCTACATGAGTTACAGGCCAGATCTTTAATTGTGTTTGGTACAATGAACTCGGTCCTATGTTTCCTCAATGGGCAAATTGCCTCTCCATACTAAATGTATTATATGGGCAATTTGCCCAGagttgaaaaaaagaaattgggCCCATAGTCCACTTACATTAATATAGTAACCTTTCTCAAATACTTGGCCATTACAAGGTTAATTCCAAATAATTATTAATATGATATGATTAACTTTTGGCCACAAATGTAGCCAACACATTAATTTCTATAAGCATATAACAATTTCTTATTAAGAAGAAAGGAAACGCTTTTCAGTTAAACGTTGACCTGCTCCAAATGGTAATTTCAACCTCAACAGGATgtgcaaaaaagaaaacacatgtgACAGCTcattattcactttttttttttcctatagcACACAGTGCCCCTGGGTGGCCAAATTAATTAACTACAGGAAGGATCTTTGACAGGAAAttgaatcagatttttttttttttttttttttaaattacaaacactttgtaacaattaaaaaacagaaaataaaatctgtGTTAAAAGCCCATCATTTTACAGCAGGCAACTGCAGCCCAACTAAAACAATCCATGTGTTGATTTAACAGGATACAGGAAACAGCCTGCGTTGAATCCAGCATATCACGCGATTATCCTATTGCAGTTAGGATGCAGAATAATACCCAAGAAAATGAGCCcttttaaaaaatagatatggatacaaaacaaaaaggaaataataaaaaaggatacGATCTGTGCCAGGGAACAGGGTCCTTCCGGTGAGCAACTCAGCCATAATGCACCCGACCGACCAAATATCAACTACAAAAAGAAACACAGGTTTTAAAACAGGCGTacacatgcaaatatatatatgcgtttgtgtgtgtgtgtgtgtgtgtgtgtgtgtgtgtgtgtgtgtgtatgtgtgtgtgtgtgtgtgtactgcacAGACAGAGCACAGTCATGTCCCTGCCGCACACCTGTCTGGTTGTAGTGCATCCAGTTCAGCATGATCTCAGGGGCTCTGTACCACCGCGTCGCCACATAGCCTGTCATCTCATCATCCGTGTGACGGGCCAGACCAAAGTCCAGAATCTGGGAAAACAAAAGGGCACCatgaacaaaacaagacacacacacacgaggagcCTTGCATGCAATGGGCATCAGTCAGTTTGCTAATTTTCGGCAACAAAACAGGACCACAAAATGCTGTGctgaaactaaacaaacaaaataaaataaaaagccattCAGACAGCATGCTTTTTACTCTGTGTTCAATCAGTTATAAAAGCTCATTTTAATCTTATCTATATTCTTTGTAAGTTCAGAAAGCATGTACAGTTTCTCACCTTCAATTCGCAGTCCTCGTTTACTGCCAAATTACTGGGTTTCAGATCCTGAGAGCAGGGGAAGAAAAAGAAGTTGTTGTTcaatgtttctgttttaaaagcagattaTACCAAATCTACATCAAAACAAAGCACGGCCTCCTTAATACCTTGCATTTCAACTTTCCTTCTGTTTCCCCTCACCAGCAGTAAGCACCCCGAGATACCAGAGTTCAATCAGCAATGCACAATGAGCTGTGCCTCCAAACAGAGCGCAATGAAATCTTTACATCACTCAATTCAATATTTACACAGGCACGTTTCATTTCCAGTCCAGGCTGGTCACACAGCGAGAGGGGacgataataaaaataaatctgtttgcatgCTAATGGTTCTCCAATATTCAATATTGTAACTCAGCACTGCATGAATAGCTAACTAGCCTCATATCACTTTAGAAAGTAAACAGGAGCAGCTGTAGTACACTTACAGTTGCCTATAAAATACTTGCGGCTCCACAGGGATTACACTAGAGATACTGAGATACTTACTCTGTGAATTATATCAGCTGAATGTATATACTGGAgggggaaaaagaaaataaaaattaattggcgacAATGAACAATTTATAGTTGTGCATAAACCATAGTCATCATAATCTATACCACATTGCATTCTTTGACAAGTTATATgtcaaatgtataaataaatcaaatacaggGCCTGGCAAACATGCATTCACAGAGAGTTGAACAGCTTCTTGTAAACAAAAGTACATGAAATGAAGGTGAACTGGTTCATCATTAGCCAAGCAAGTGAAGAGTCATGACACAATGATCCTGAAGCGCAATAAGAAGCAGATCTGGTAcaatatccacacacacacacacacacaaacaggtgtGCTTGTGAAACACCACAGGCCTATAACACTGCACCAGcaaccctcccctcccctcccaaacTGAACTGGTTGTCAAGGGAATCAGCCACAATTCCAAGCTGTTGGTATGATGACCTCTGAACAGGTTGGAACATGTGTCTGCCAATAAGGCGGTTCCCTCTGTTCTTCACATTCtttaacttattatttatttatttatttctcagcagccTTTAACTTGTCCCAGTAGATATCCTTACCGAGGATCAAATGGATAACCGCTTCTCTGGAAATatctaaaaatgtaagtgtgatacaCAGATGCATGCCAATAACCATTATTGTACATGTAGTCTTAGATGTGATAATCAATACGGTT
The sequence above is drawn from the Acipenser ruthenus chromosome 29, fAciRut3.2 maternal haplotype, whole genome shotgun sequence genome and encodes:
- the LOC117428934 gene encoding mitogen-activated protein kinase 14A isoform X2 codes for the protein MSHKERPTFYRQEVNKTIWEVPERYQSLSPVGSGAYGTVCSSTDVTSDLKVAVKKLSRPFQSIIHAKRTYRELRLLKHMKHENVIGLLDVFTPATSLEEFNDVYLVTHLMGADLNNIVKCQKLTDDHVQFLIYQILRGLKYIHSADIIHRDLKPSNLAVNEDCELKILDFGLARHTDDEMTGYVATRWYRAPEIMLNWMHYNQTVDIWSVGCIMAELLTGRTLFPGTDHIDQLKLIMLLVGTPGSELLMKISSESARNYINSLPHMPKRNFADVFIGANPTAVDLLEKMLVLDTDKRITAAEALAHPYFTQYHDPDDEPEAEPYDQSFESRELEIEEWKRLTYEEVISFEPSPFDADEMES
- the LOC117428934 gene encoding mitogen-activated protein kinase 14A isoform X1 — protein: MSHKERPTFYRQEVNKTIWEVPERYQSLSPVGSGAYGTVCSSTDVTSDLKVAVKKLSRPFQSIIHAKRTYRELRLLKHMKHENVIGLLDVFTPATSLEEFNDVYLVTHLMGADLNNIVKCQKLTDDHVQFLIYQILRGLKYIHSADIIHRDLKPSNLAVNEDCELKILDFGLARHTDDEMTGYVATRWYRAPEIMLNWMHYNQTVDIWSVGCIMAELLTGRTLFPGTDHINQLQQIMRLTGTPPATLISRMPSHEARNYINSLPHMPKRNFADVFIGANPTAVDLLEKMLVLDTDKRITAAEALAHPYFTQYHDPDDEPEAEPYDQSFESRELEIEEWKRLTYEEVISFEPSPFDADEMES